From one Luteolibacter sp. SL250 genomic stretch:
- a CDS encoding redoxin domain-containing protein, with protein sequence MSIKVGDQAPDFTLVTLAEDGPQLVKLSDEYAKSNVVLVFVPAAFTGVCTTELCDLTSGLSAYEELGAKVFGISGDSPFAQGEWAKKEGITIPLLSDYEHKVAEAYGIAYTSFLPEKNLIFGGVAKRSAFVIDKNGVVQYAEVQEHPKDLPDFEKVKETLKGL encoded by the coding sequence ATGTCCATCAAAGTCGGCGACCAAGCCCCGGATTTCACCCTCGTTACCCTCGCCGAAGACGGCCCGCAACTCGTCAAACTGTCCGATGAGTACGCGAAGTCGAACGTCGTTCTCGTTTTCGTCCCTGCCGCGTTCACCGGCGTCTGCACCACGGAACTGTGCGACCTGACCTCCGGCCTCTCCGCCTATGAGGAACTCGGCGCGAAGGTGTTCGGTATCTCCGGTGACAGCCCCTTCGCCCAGGGCGAGTGGGCGAAGAAGGAAGGTATCACCATCCCGCTGCTCAGCGACTATGAGCACAAGGTCGCGGAGGCCTATGGCATCGCCTACACCAGCTTCCTGCCGGAGAAGAACCTCATCTTCGGCGGCGTGGCGAAGCGTTCCGCCTTCGTCATCGACAAGAATGGCGTCGTCCAATACGCCGAGGTCCAGGAGCATCCGAAGGATCTGCCTGACTTCGAGAAGGTGAAGGAAACCCTCAAGGGTCTCTGA